A part of Larkinella insperata genomic DNA contains:
- a CDS encoding RagB/SusD family nutrient uptake outer membrane protein: MKFRLLIIGALSLGLASCSDFLELAPKDAMNVKNFYRNASDMQAAVNAAYGMLTTAGEYGYAYYNVGEVRSDNTMNWEGGGNLPDAELDQFKMASTNEIIRLMWLDTYRGILACNAVLDHIGGATMDQALRDRFIGEAKFLRALMYFNLVRTFGDVPLVVSETKSVAEGYTQSRRPASEVYSQIMADLTDAEQKLPVSYTGSDMGRATKGAARGLLGKVYLTTGDFAKAKDKLKEVIDQNTYQLLDDYKALWLVANANNQESLFEVQFKKGGTGTGSNFYNNFAPRNSGTSVIKVGFPSGRNIPTADLIAAYEPGDVRKDASLALGYTDGVTGKFVADPYTLKFQDTPFAEGDADNNWPVLRYADVLLMYAEALNEANGGPTAEALDAINAVRKRAKLAPLPSGINKAAFALAIEHERQVELAFEGHRWFDLVRTGRAVPVMNGHFKGPVVQEFNKVFPIPQTQIDVNPQGITQNPGYTF; this comes from the coding sequence ATGAAATTTCGTCTATTGATCATCGGCGCACTCAGCCTGGGGCTGGCCAGTTGTTCGGATTTTCTGGAACTGGCCCCCAAAGACGCGATGAACGTCAAGAATTTTTACCGGAATGCCTCCGATATGCAGGCCGCCGTCAATGCCGCCTACGGAATGCTGACGACGGCCGGTGAATACGGGTATGCCTATTACAACGTGGGCGAAGTCCGCTCCGACAATACGATGAACTGGGAAGGCGGGGGTAACCTGCCTGATGCCGAACTCGACCAGTTCAAAATGGCCTCCACCAACGAAATCATCCGGCTGATGTGGCTGGATACCTACCGGGGCATTCTGGCCTGTAACGCGGTACTGGACCATATAGGTGGGGCGACGATGGACCAGGCGCTGCGGGACCGGTTTATTGGAGAAGCCAAATTCCTGCGGGCGCTGATGTATTTCAATCTGGTCCGGACGTTTGGGGATGTGCCGCTGGTCGTTTCCGAAACCAAGTCGGTAGCCGAAGGGTACACCCAGTCGAGAAGACCTGCGTCGGAAGTCTACAGCCAGATCATGGCGGACCTGACCGACGCCGAGCAAAAACTGCCGGTTTCGTACACGGGCAGCGACATGGGACGGGCCACGAAGGGAGCGGCCCGGGGCCTGCTCGGCAAGGTATACCTGACCACCGGCGATTTTGCGAAAGCAAAGGACAAACTCAAGGAAGTGATCGACCAGAACACCTATCAACTGCTGGACGATTACAAGGCGCTGTGGCTCGTAGCGAACGCCAACAACCAGGAGTCCCTATTTGAAGTGCAGTTCAAGAAAGGCGGCACCGGAACGGGCAGCAACTTTTACAACAACTTTGCGCCCCGGAACTCCGGCACCTCCGTCATTAAAGTCGGCTTTCCGAGCGGACGTAACATCCCGACGGCGGATCTGATTGCCGCCTACGAACCCGGCGATGTTCGCAAGGACGCGTCGCTGGCCTTGGGCTACACGGATGGTGTGACGGGGAAGTTTGTGGCGGACCCCTACACGCTGAAATTTCAGGACACGCCGTTTGCGGAAGGCGATGCGGACAACAATTGGCCGGTGCTCCGGTACGCCGACGTGCTGCTGATGTACGCCGAGGCTCTGAACGAAGCGAACGGCGGCCCGACGGCGGAAGCGCTGGACGCTATCAATGCGGTTCGGAAACGGGCCAAGCTGGCTCCGCTGCCATCAGGAATCAACAAGGCGGCTTTTGCGCTGGCCATCGAGCACGAGCGGCAGGTGGAACTGGCGTTTGAAGGGCACCGCTGGTTTGATCTGGTGCGGACGGGTCGGGCGGTTCCGGTGATGAATGGTCATTTTAAAGGGCCGGTCGTGCAGGAGTTCAACAAGGTTTTTCCGATTCCGCAGACCCAGATTGACGTCAATCCACAGGGAATCACGCAAAACCCCGGTTATACCTTCTAA
- a CDS encoding M14 family zinc carboxypeptidase, producing MNNINYLRLLVLSLFGLTNALGVARADAFGLTSRPNSMRIDTVSASSVFIHTGFENASPMNWEIDAEGRVVGRLVYDHERFSINRAVNHFHFRVEAPVGKEVTIILQNFDNIWNRTPASSISKRTPIVVSFDNKTWESRPTELISGNRLQFTLKMTGPSAYIASLEPYRISDLDRFLAKIRTHKLITVTPIGYTAEGKSLEIIKVGNEKAPKRLFIRARAHSFETGGNWTVEGLVNRLLKDDAESRLYLKNYCVYILPMANKDGVARGRTRFNANGYDLNRKWDRAADSLVAPENYFLEKWLQKMIRENKKPDLAIDLHNDPGGYLHISRPAGDITAYLANMKKLETLLRKYTWFTEGSTNPQFRNPGSLGEGFMERFGIQALVYELNYEWIEGLKKAPLAQDWVLLGSKLPEVFYHYFQNP from the coding sequence ATGAACAACATAAATTATCTGCGTCTGCTGGTTTTATCCCTCTTCGGATTAACCAACGCTTTGGGAGTCGCTCGGGCCGATGCGTTCGGGCTAACGTCCCGCCCAAATTCAATGCGGATCGACACGGTGTCGGCTTCGTCGGTTTTTATCCATACCGGTTTTGAGAACGCGTCCCCGATGAACTGGGAGATCGACGCCGAGGGGCGGGTGGTCGGCCGTCTGGTGTATGACCACGAGCGGTTTTCAATCAACCGGGCGGTTAACCACTTTCATTTCCGGGTGGAAGCCCCGGTTGGCAAGGAGGTAACGATTATCCTGCAAAACTTTGATAACATCTGGAACCGTACTCCGGCCAGTTCCATCTCCAAACGGACCCCCATCGTTGTTTCTTTTGACAACAAAACCTGGGAGAGCCGCCCCACCGAGTTGATTTCGGGCAATCGGTTGCAGTTCACGCTGAAAATGACCGGTCCTAGTGCCTACATCGCCAGCCTGGAGCCCTACCGAATCAGCGATCTGGACCGGTTTCTGGCCAAAATCCGAACGCACAAACTGATTACCGTCACACCCATCGGGTACACCGCCGAGGGGAAGTCACTGGAAATTATTAAAGTGGGCAACGAAAAAGCGCCGAAGCGGCTGTTTATCCGGGCGCGGGCGCATTCCTTCGAAACGGGCGGCAACTGGACGGTCGAAGGGCTGGTCAACCGGTTGCTGAAGGACGATGCCGAGTCGAGGCTGTACCTGAAAAATTACTGCGTGTACATTCTGCCGATGGCCAACAAGGACGGTGTGGCGCGGGGCCGAACGCGGTTCAACGCCAACGGCTACGACCTGAACCGCAAGTGGGATAGGGCCGCTGATTCGCTGGTGGCACCGGAGAACTATTTTCTGGAAAAATGGCTGCAAAAGATGATTCGGGAAAACAAAAAACCGGACCTGGCCATCGACCTGCACAACGACCCCGGCGGTTACCTGCACATCAGCCGACCCGCGGGCGACATCACGGCTTACCTAGCCAATATGAAGAAGCTCGAAACGCTTTTGCGGAAATACACCTGGTTTACGGAGGGTTCCACCAATCCCCAGTTCCGCAACCCCGGCTCGCTGGGCGAGGGTTTCATGGAACGGTTTGGCATCCAGGCGCTGGTCTATGAGCTGAATTACGAGTGGATTGAAGGCTTGAAAAAAGCCCCGCTGGCCCAGGATTGGGTCCTATTGGGCAGCAAACTGCCGGAGGTGTTTTACCATTACTTCCAAAACCCGTAA
- a CDS encoding PQQ-dependent sugar dehydrogenase translates to MRKRVPLPIGWVGLLLFLIASVSFRVPGMLNVRVEPAESYTLDSTRLDVKTVAVNLNVPWDMVWGPDNWIWFTEQDGKVRRLNPETGQIIDLLQIGDYYRKRLGLASMVLHPDWKKTPQVFINYTHIQKDSVIVSKLVRYTYNGKILTHPTLLYQIPGYLGHNGSRLVISKDRKLLWATGDLKQHETILEPNATNGKVLRLNLDGTIPADNPFPGSPVWSMGFRVPQGLAYTDNGNLFIAEHGDATDDEVNRVVKGASYGWPHIAGFSDLPGEERYAAEHPSVFPVKAWTPTIAPAGMDYYNGNIPEWKNALLLTTLKDQSLRVLRLDARRETIIDEQIHFSKQFGRLRDVCVSPSGAVYISTSNRDWNPPANFPLPTDDRIIRISRAGVIPKAARVANVQKNTGPQSAALLYASYCASCHKPDGRGVPGSFPSLLTSARLKGDKKALIAFVLQGSQSASGEGMPAFSFMTDAQLAEVVSYARVNLAKEASAVSVEEIKQVRIDKK, encoded by the coding sequence ATGCGGAAGCGAGTGCCTTTGCCGATCGGATGGGTCGGCCTACTTCTTTTTCTGATCGCATCCGTCAGCTTTCGCGTGCCGGGAATGCTAAATGTGAGGGTGGAGCCCGCCGAAAGCTACACCCTGGATTCGACCCGGTTGGATGTTAAAACCGTGGCGGTCAACCTGAACGTGCCCTGGGACATGGTCTGGGGACCCGACAACTGGATCTGGTTTACCGAACAGGACGGGAAAGTCCGGCGGCTCAATCCGGAGACGGGGCAAATTATTGACCTGCTGCAAATCGGTGACTACTACCGGAAGCGGTTGGGGCTGGCGAGCATGGTGCTGCATCCCGACTGGAAAAAAACTCCGCAAGTGTTTATCAACTACACCCACATTCAAAAGGATTCTGTCATTGTATCCAAACTGGTTCGGTATACCTACAACGGGAAAATCTTAACCCATCCCACGCTGCTGTACCAAATTCCGGGGTATCTGGGGCATAACGGTTCCCGGCTGGTTATCAGCAAAGACCGGAAACTTCTGTGGGCCACCGGCGATCTGAAGCAGCACGAAACCATTTTAGAGCCGAACGCGACCAACGGCAAGGTGCTGCGCCTGAACCTCGACGGCACCATTCCCGCCGACAATCCCTTTCCGGGCAGCCCGGTGTGGTCGATGGGTTTCCGGGTGCCGCAGGGGCTGGCGTATACGGACAATGGCAATCTGTTTATTGCCGAACACGGGGATGCCACCGACGACGAAGTGAACCGGGTGGTGAAGGGAGCTAGTTACGGCTGGCCCCACATCGCCGGTTTCAGTGATCTTCCCGGCGAAGAACGGTATGCCGCTGAGCATCCCAGCGTATTTCCGGTCAAAGCCTGGACGCCCACCATTGCCCCGGCGGGGATGGACTATTACAACGGCAACATTCCGGAATGGAAAAATGCCCTGCTGCTCACCACGTTGAAAGATCAAAGCCTGCGGGTACTCCGGCTGGACGCTCGGCGGGAGACGATTATCGACGAGCAGATTCATTTCTCAAAGCAGTTTGGCCGTCTGCGCGACGTATGTGTGTCGCCCTCGGGCGCGGTCTATATCTCCACCAGCAACCGTGACTGGAACCCACCCGCCAATTTCCCACTTCCCACCGACGACCGCATTATCCGCATTAGCCGGGCGGGCGTCATTCCGAAAGCCGCACGGGTTGCCAATGTTCAGAAAAATACCGGGCCCCAATCAGCGGCTTTGTTGTATGCGAGTTACTGCGCATCCTGCCACAAACCAGATGGGCGCGGGGTACCGGGTTCTTTTCCGTCTCTGCTCACGTCGGCCCGGCTGAAAGGCGACAAAAAGGCGCTGATTGCCTTCGTCTTGCAGGGTTCCCAGTCGGCGTCTGGGGAGGGAATGCCCGCTTTCAGTTTTATGACCGATGCCCAACTGGCCGAAGTTGTCTCGTACGCCCGCGTCAACCTGGCAAAGGAAGCATCGGCGGTTTCGGTCGAGGAAATAAAGCAGGTCAGGATTGATAAAAAATAA